One genomic window of Camelina sativa cultivar DH55 chromosome 5, Cs, whole genome shotgun sequence includes the following:
- the LOC104787877 gene encoding chaperone protein dnaJ 15 translates to MSAKKVEGSSAPANRRDPYEVLCVSKDANDQEIKSAYRKLALKYHPDKNANNPDASELFKEVAFSYSILSDPEKRRHYDNAGFEALDADGMDMEIDLSNLGTVNTMFAALFSKLGVPIKTTVSANVLEEAMNGTVTVRPLPIGTSVSGKVEKQCAHFFGVTISEQQAESGVVVRVTSTAQSKFKLLYFEQDSSGGYGLALQEESEKTGKVTSAGMYFLHFQVYRMDSTVNALAAAKDPESAFFKRLEGLQPCEVSELKAGTHIFAVYGDNFFKTASYTIEALCAKTYEDTTEKLKEIEAQILRKRNELRQFETEYRKALARFQEVTNRYTQEKQTVDELLKQRDTIHSTFSVVKTPSGNNLSNGSSSKAHGDESKGDGDSAGEEGGTESKDKSKRKWFNLNLKGSDKKLG, encoded by the exons atgagtgCTAAGAAAGTTGAAGGTTCGTCAGCTCCGGCGAATCGACGAGATCCGTACGAGGTTCTCTGTGTATCAAAAGACGCTAACGATCAAGAAATCAAATCCGCTTACAGGAAATTAGCTCTCAA GTATCATCCGGATAAGAACGCGAATAATCCCGATGCATCGGAACTTTTTAAGGAAGTTGCATTTTCATATAGCATATTGTCTGACCCAGAGAAGAGAAGGCACTATGATAATGCAGGGTTTGAG GCACTTGATGCTGATGGAATGGACATGGAAATTGATTTGTCTAACCTTGGGACTGTAAATACCATGTTTGCAGCTTTGTTCAG CAAACTAGGGGTGCCTATTAAGACTACTGTGTCTGCCAATGTTCTTGAAGAGGCTATGAATGGAACTGTTACTGTTAGGCCCCTTCCTATTGGAACATCAGTTAGTGGGAAG GTTGAGAAGCAATGCGCTCATTTTTTTGGAGTTACGATAAGTGAGCAACAAGCTGAATCAGGGGTCGTTGTTAGAGTAACTTCAACAGCACAAAGTAAATTTAAG TTACTTTATTTTGAGCAAGATTCAAGTGGCGGCTATGGATTGGCCTTACAG gAAGAGAGTGAGAAAACAGGCAAGGTGACATCAGCTGGCATGTATTTCTTACATTTTCAAGTGTATAGAATGGATTCGACTGTCAATGCG CTAGCTGCAGCCAAGGACCCTGAATCTGCTTTCTTCAAGCGATTGGAAGGTCTTCAACCTTGTGAGGTTTCAGAACTGAAAGCTGGCACACATATATTTGCAGTTTATG GTGATAACTTCTTTAAGACTGCATCCTACACGATTGAGGCACTCTGTGCCAAGACCTATGAGGATACTACAGAGAAGTTGAAGGAGATTGAAGCTCAAATcttaagaaagagaaatgagttGCGGCAGTTTGAAACAGAGTACCGAAAA GCGTTGGCGCGGTTTCAAGAAGTTACCAACAGATACACACAGGAGAAGCAAACT GTCGATGAACTGCTAAAGCAACGGGATACAATCCATTCAACATTCTCTGTTGTGAAGACACCAAGCGGCAACAACTTGAGCAATGGAAGTAGTAGCAAAGCTCATGGAGATGAATCAAAAGGCGATGGGGATAGTGCGGGAGAAGAAGGCGGAACAGAGAGTAAAGACAAATCAAAGAGGAAATGGTTCAACTTGAACCTAAAAGGATCTGATAAGAAGCTTGGTTGA
- the LOC104789701 gene encoding uncharacterized protein LOC104789701 — protein sequence MERENQIVVNLLVNNNRLIHQLIQESNHVRKFAGRSGSPTIILEAVADYDLWIWHAYFGMPGSNNDINVLKASNLFSKLAQGTAPPANYIIKGNKYTICYYLADGIYPKWLTIVHTISNPDGPKKKLFAAKQEACRKDVERVFGVLQSKFAIFAGSSRYWKILVIGR from the exons ATGGAGAGGGAAAATCAAATTGTGGTCAATTTATTAGTCAACAACAACCGACTTATTCACCAACTGATTCAAGAAAGCAATCACGTAA GGAAATTTGCAGGTCGTAGCGGATCTCCCACAATCATTCTCGAAGCTGTTGCTGATTATGATCTATGGATATGGCATGCATATTTTGGTATGCCAGGGAGCAACAACGACATCAATGTTTTGAAGGCATCGAATTTATTTTCGAAGCTTGCTCAAGGTACCGCTCCTCCTGCAAATTACATCATTAAGGGAAACAAATATactatttgttattatttagcTGATGGTATTTACCCAAAATGGTTAACTATTGTTCATACTATAAGTAATCCCGACGGtccaaagaaaaaattgtttgcaGCAAAACAAGAAGCATGccgaaaagatgttgagcgtgtgTTTGGAGTTCTACAATCCAAGTTTGCTATCTTTGCAGGATCATCTCGTTATTGGAAGATACTCGTTATTGGAAGATAG
- the LOC104787875 gene encoding chaperone protein dnaJ 15-like, with amino-acid sequence MSAEKVEGSSAPRDPYEVLSVSKDANDQEIKLAYTILSHKYHPDKNANNNLEASNLFNEVELSYRILSDPEKRRQYDNGGFEALDGDEMDMEFDLSNLGTVDTMFVALFRHLGAPVKTTVSANVLEEAMNGTVTVRGLPIGTSVSGKVDKQCAHFFRVTISEQQAESGVVVRVTSTAQSKFKLLYFDQDSSGGYSLALQEESVRTCKVTSAGMYFLHFQVYRMESTVNELAAANDPEYAFFKQLEGLQPCEVSELKAGTHIFAVYGDNYFRSSSYTIEALCAKSYEDTTEKMKEIEAQIIRKRNELRQFEAEYYKAIACYEEVTNRYTQEKQIVDELLKQRDTIHSSFSVVKTQSGNKLSNGSSGNAQGEEGGQESKDRSTRKWFNWNLNGSDHKKLI; translated from the exons ATGAGTGCTGAAAAGGTGGAAGGTTCGTCAGCTCCACGAGACCCGTACGAGGTTCTTTCTGTATCAAAGGACGCAAACGATCAGGAAATCAAACTCGCGTACACAATCTTGTCTCACAA GTATCATCCGGACAAGAATGCTAACAACAATCTTGAAGCTTCTAATCTTTTCAATGAAGTTGAACTTTCCTATCGCATTTTGTCTGACCCTGAAAAGAGAAGACAATATGACAATGGAGGGTTTGAG GCACTTGATGGTGATGAAATGGACATGGAATTTGACTTGTCTAACCTTGGGACTGTAGATACCATGTTTGTAGCATTGTTCAG ACACCTAGGTGCGCCTGTCAAGACTACTGTATCTGCCAATGTTCTTGAAGAGGCTATGAATGGAACTGTTACAGTTAGGGGCCTTCCGATTGGTACTTCAGTTAGTGGGAAG GTAGACAAGCAATGCGCTCATTTCTTTAGAGTTACAATAAGTGAACAACAAGCTGAATCAGGGGTTGTTGTTAGAGTAACTTCAACAGCACAAAGCAAATTTAAG TTGCTTTATTTTGATCAAGATTCAAGTGGCGGCTATAGTTTGGCCTTACAG GAAGAGAGTGTGAGAACATGCAAAGTAACATCAGCTGGCATgtatttcttgcattttcaaGTATACCGCATGGAATCAACAGTCAATGAG TTAGCTGCAGCCAATGACCCTGAATATGCTTTCTTCAAGCAGTTGGAAGGTCTTCAACCTTGTGAGGTTTCGGAACTGAAAGCTGGCACACATATATTTGCAGTTTATG GTGATAACTACTTTAGGTCTTCTTCCTACACAATTGAAGCACTATGTGCCAAGAGTTATGAGGATACAAcagagaagatgaaggagattGAAGCTCAGATTATAAGAAAGAGAAACGAGTTGCGGCAGTTTGAGGCAGAGTACTACaaa GCTATAGCGTGTTATGAAGAAGTTACCAACAGATATACCCAGGAGAAGCAAATT GTGGATGAACTGCTAAAGCAAAGGGATACAATCCATTCGTCCTTCTCTGTCGTGAAGACACAAAGTGGCAACAAATTGAGCAATGGAAGTAGCGGCAACGCTCAGGGAGAGGAAGGCGGACAAGAGAGTAAAGACAGGTCCACAAGAAAATGGTTCAACTGGAACCTCAATGGATCTGATCATAAGAAACTTATTTGA